The following are from one region of the Knoellia sp. p5-6-4 genome:
- a CDS encoding adenylate/guanylate cyclase domain-containing protein, whose product MSDVVEASPVERAQEALARHSWREAFDLLNGEDEAGRLAPAELGLLAQAAWWVGRLPLAIDALERAYAAATRAHDNEAAAMLAVMLARNHLFRNAGPVANAWLRRAERILAHADEGIGHGWLAATQSFHDAVVGDDEGALANATRALEIGRRLQDRNLEAYALAERGAALVSSGRVAEGLDLVDEATVAAISGELEPAIAGGVCCTTIETCSALGEWTRAAEWTEAQDRWCRREGINGYPGMCRVFRSEIKRRRGAWLEAEAEARQASVELRGYVPAAVGTALYQIGDIRLRRGDLPGAEASLVEAHALGTDPEPALSLLRLAEGKVAVAAMEIRRALDGPARTPAWRATPDTGLYRLPLLEAQVEIALAGSDSATARTAAEEIGRIADQFGTRVPAAAAAATMGAVEASEGALDAARRDLQRAAELYSTADAPYELAIARRGLAEVHAAAGDPDAAIVEARAARAGFEHLGATPDVERTTRLLVTLEAATDPRARGDAGNSARGAAGTQRVMRAFVFTDIVDSTKLTELLGDESWSRVLDWHDKALRGVVAEHGGEEIKATGDGFFLAFDDVDQAIDAALAIQRRLDDQRREYGFAPHVRIGVHRAEASRSGLDYIGGGVNLAARIGAAAAGSEVLVSAATLQSSRRRDLPVDRRSVKLKGFSEPVEVVSIGWR is encoded by the coding sequence ATGTCGGACGTGGTCGAGGCCTCACCCGTTGAACGCGCCCAGGAGGCGCTGGCGCGCCACTCGTGGCGTGAGGCGTTCGACCTGCTCAACGGCGAGGACGAGGCGGGCAGGTTGGCTCCTGCGGAACTGGGGCTGTTGGCCCAGGCGGCCTGGTGGGTCGGGCGGCTGCCCCTCGCGATCGACGCCCTCGAGCGCGCGTATGCCGCCGCGACCAGGGCACACGACAACGAGGCCGCCGCCATGCTCGCCGTCATGCTGGCCCGGAACCACCTGTTCCGGAACGCCGGGCCCGTCGCCAACGCGTGGCTGCGCCGAGCGGAGCGCATCCTCGCGCACGCGGACGAGGGCATCGGGCACGGGTGGCTGGCAGCAACACAGTCCTTCCACGACGCGGTGGTCGGTGACGACGAGGGGGCGCTTGCCAACGCGACCCGCGCGCTCGAGATCGGGCGACGCCTCCAGGACCGCAACCTCGAGGCGTACGCGCTGGCCGAGCGCGGTGCGGCCCTGGTGTCGTCCGGCAGGGTGGCGGAGGGGCTCGACCTGGTCGACGAGGCCACGGTCGCCGCCATCTCGGGCGAGCTCGAGCCGGCCATTGCGGGGGGCGTGTGTTGCACGACGATCGAGACCTGCAGCGCGCTCGGGGAATGGACGCGGGCGGCGGAGTGGACCGAGGCGCAGGACCGGTGGTGCCGGCGTGAGGGCATCAACGGCTACCCGGGGATGTGCCGGGTGTTCCGCTCCGAGATCAAGCGGCGTCGGGGTGCCTGGCTCGAGGCCGAGGCGGAGGCCCGGCAGGCATCGGTGGAGCTGCGCGGCTACGTTCCGGCGGCGGTGGGAACGGCCCTCTACCAGATCGGTGACATCCGGCTGCGGCGCGGTGACCTACCCGGTGCTGAGGCCAGCCTCGTCGAGGCGCACGCCTTGGGAACCGACCCCGAGCCTGCGTTGTCCCTGCTGCGGCTCGCCGAGGGAAAGGTCGCCGTGGCCGCCATGGAGATCCGCCGAGCGCTCGACGGCCCTGCGCGGACGCCGGCTTGGAGAGCGACGCCGGATACGGGCCTCTATCGGCTGCCGTTGCTCGAGGCACAGGTCGAGATCGCATTGGCCGGGTCCGACAGCGCGACGGCGCGGACGGCTGCCGAGGAGATCGGGCGCATCGCGGACCAGTTCGGGACACGGGTTCCTGCGGCCGCCGCGGCTGCCACGATGGGTGCGGTCGAGGCGAGTGAGGGTGCGCTCGACGCGGCGCGGCGCGACCTGCAGCGTGCCGCCGAGCTGTACTCAACGGCCGACGCACCGTACGAGCTCGCCATCGCGCGGCGTGGACTGGCCGAGGTCCACGCAGCCGCCGGTGACCCGGATGCGGCCATCGTAGAGGCGAGAGCGGCCCGGGCGGGCTTCGAGCACCTCGGCGCGACCCCTGACGTGGAACGGACCACACGCCTGCTGGTCACGCTCGAGGCCGCGACCGACCCGCGTGCCCGCGGGGATGCCGGAAACAGCGCGCGCGGTGCGGCCGGCACCCAGCGCGTCATGCGGGCGTTCGTCTTCACCGACATCGTCGACTCGACGAAACTGACCGAGCTGCTGGGCGACGAGTCGTGGTCCCGGGTCCTCGACTGGCACGACAAGGCGCTGCGCGGTGTCGTCGCCGAGCATGGAGGCGAGGAGATCAAGGCGACGGGCGACGGGTTCTTCCTCGCCTTCGACGACGTGGACCAAGCCATCGACGCGGCGCTCGCGATCCAACGACGGCTGGACGACCAACGGCGTGAGTACGGCTTCGCACCCCACGTGCGCATCGGCGTGCACAGGGCGGAGGCGAGCCGGAGCGGCCTCGACTACATCGGTGGCGGCGTCAACCTCGCCGCGCGCATCGGTGCGGCCGCCGCGGGTTCCGAGGTGCTGGTGAGCGCTGCAACGCTGCAGTCGTCGCGGCGGCGGGACCTGCCGGTCGATCGTCGGTCGGTCAAGCTCAAGGGCTTCAGCGAACCCGTCGAAGTCGTGTCCATCGGCTGGCGGTGA
- a CDS encoding DUF2625 family protein gives MGIIRSVQELADVEEPAWPQILEWAQDGGRTQILEREPNRAAQALFLLQVTTRSPIGALAHACGGLVVDHGWLRILGAGTSELADLATANDLSDPTADQGPPAHLVVAHDVLGGIFVVTGGGLAGELGEICYWGPDLLEWTPLGIVGHVDLVAWALTGGTDDLYTDLRWPD, from the coding sequence ATGGGGATCATCCGAAGCGTCCAGGAGCTGGCCGACGTCGAAGAACCGGCGTGGCCGCAGATCCTCGAGTGGGCGCAGGATGGGGGCCGGACCCAGATCCTCGAGCGGGAGCCCAACCGAGCAGCGCAGGCACTGTTCCTCCTGCAGGTGACCACGCGCTCCCCCATCGGGGCGCTGGCACACGCCTGCGGCGGGCTCGTCGTCGACCACGGCTGGTTGCGGATCCTTGGGGCAGGAACCAGCGAGCTGGCCGACCTTGCCACGGCGAACGACCTCTCGGACCCCACCGCCGATCAGGGCCCGCCGGCTCATCTCGTCGTGGCTCACGATGTCCTTGGTGGGATCTTCGTGGTCACCGGCGGCGGCCTGGCTGGCGAGCTCGGGGAGATCTGCTACTGGGGCCCTGACCTCCTTGAGTGGACCCCACTGGGCATCGTGGGACACGTCGACCTGGTGGCATGGGCCCTCACCGGGGGCACAGACGACTTGTACACGGACCTCAGATGGCCTGATTAG
- a CDS encoding DUF3145 domain-containing protein codes for MSVAMPRVMTRGVVFIHSTPKALCPHIMWALESVLGQRLHLDWTPQPAGAALVRAEISWTGEPGTGAKLASALRGWDNLRYEVTEEPSPGADGSRWSHTPSLGIHHTWTSAAGDAVVNEDRLREVIRLAQGSPEAMTEMLDELLGVDWDNELEPFRYAGDGAPVRWLHKVG; via the coding sequence ATGTCTGTCGCGATGCCGCGTGTCATGACTCGCGGGGTGGTGTTCATTCACTCCACCCCCAAGGCGTTGTGCCCGCACATCATGTGGGCCCTCGAGTCGGTGCTGGGCCAACGGCTCCACCTCGACTGGACCCCTCAGCCTGCCGGTGCCGCGCTGGTGCGCGCGGAGATCTCGTGGACCGGCGAGCCCGGCACCGGCGCCAAGCTCGCCTCGGCCCTGCGCGGGTGGGACAACCTGCGCTACGAGGTGACCGAGGAACCGAGCCCCGGCGCCGACGGTTCACGGTGGTCGCACACGCCGTCCCTCGGCATCCACCACACCTGGACCTCCGCCGCTGGAGACGCCGTCGTCAACGAGGACCGCCTCCGCGAGGTGATCCGGCTCGCGCAGGGCTCGCCCGAGGCGATGACCGAGATGCTCGACGAGCTGCTCGGGGTGGACTGGGACAACGAGCTCGAGCCCTTCCGGTATGCCGGTGACGGGGCCCCCGTGCGCTGGCTCCACAAGGTGGGGTGA